From Streptomyces sp. NBC_00683, one genomic window encodes:
- a CDS encoding 3-hydroxybutyryl-CoA dehydrogenase, translated as MADIARVGVVGCGQMGAGIAEVCARSGLDVMVAETTGEALEIGRTRLHNSLSKAAERGKITAEERDETLGRLSFTTDLGEFADRDLVIEAVVENEQVKTEIFQVLDQVVTRPDAILASNTSSIPLVKLAVATSRPDQVIGIHFFNPAPVQKLVELIPALTTSDETIKRAEAVVQNVLDKHAIRAQDRSGFVVNALLIPYLLSAIRMFESGIASREDIDNGMEMGCAHPMGPLKLADLIGLDTVASVADSMYAEYKEPLYAAPPLLQRMVDAGRLGRKTGSGFYPYD; from the coding sequence ATGGCCGACATTGCACGCGTCGGAGTGGTGGGCTGTGGCCAGATGGGCGCAGGCATCGCGGAGGTGTGCGCCCGCAGCGGCCTCGATGTCATGGTGGCCGAGACCACCGGCGAGGCCCTGGAAATAGGGCGTACCCGGCTGCACAACTCCCTCTCGAAGGCCGCCGAACGCGGCAAGATCACTGCGGAGGAGCGCGACGAGACACTCGGCCGCCTCAGCTTCACCACCGACCTCGGTGAGTTCGCGGACCGCGATCTCGTCATCGAGGCCGTCGTGGAGAACGAGCAGGTCAAGACCGAGATCTTCCAGGTGCTCGACCAGGTGGTGACCCGGCCGGACGCGATCCTCGCCTCGAACACCTCCTCCATCCCGCTGGTGAAGCTCGCCGTGGCGACCTCCCGGCCGGACCAGGTCATCGGCATCCACTTCTTCAACCCCGCGCCGGTGCAGAAGCTCGTCGAGCTGATCCCCGCTCTGACGACGTCGGACGAGACGATAAAGCGCGCCGAAGCCGTCGTGCAGAACGTGCTCGACAAGCACGCGATCCGCGCCCAGGACCGTTCCGGTTTCGTCGTCAACGCCCTGCTGATCCCGTATCTGCTCTCGGCGATCCGGATGTTCGAGTCGGGCATCGCCAGCCGCGAGGACATCGACAACGGCATGGAGATGGGCTGCGCCCACCCGATGGGGCCGCTCAAGCTCGCCGACCTGATCGGTCTGGACACCGTGGCCTCGGTCGCCGACTCGATGTACGCCGAGTACAAGGAGCCGCTGTACGCCGCTCCCCCGCTGCTCCAGCGGATGGTGGACGCGGGCCGTCTCGGCCGCAAGACGGGCTCGGGCTTCTACCCGTACGACTGA
- a CDS encoding NUDIX hydrolase: MQWMNLGEQTVYENRWFRVNLADVVLPDGRHLEHFLIRLRPVAAATVVNEANEVLLLWRHRFITNSWGWELAAGVVEDGEDIAAGAAREMEEETGWRPGELRPLMTVEPANGLIDARHHLFWTREATYTGPPADGFESSRREWIPLKLVPDMIARGEIPAANMAAGLMMLHHMQLG; encoded by the coding sequence GTGCAGTGGATGAACTTAGGCGAACAGACTGTGTATGAGAACCGCTGGTTCCGGGTCAATCTGGCAGATGTCGTCCTCCCTGACGGCAGGCATCTCGAGCACTTCCTCATCCGGCTGCGGCCGGTGGCCGCGGCGACCGTCGTCAACGAGGCGAACGAGGTACTCCTGCTGTGGCGGCACCGGTTCATCACCAACAGCTGGGGCTGGGAGCTCGCCGCGGGTGTCGTCGAGGACGGCGAGGACATCGCGGCCGGGGCCGCCCGGGAGATGGAGGAGGAGACCGGCTGGCGCCCGGGCGAGCTGCGCCCGCTGATGACGGTGGAGCCGGCCAACGGCCTCATCGACGCCCGGCACCATCTCTTCTGGACGCGGGAGGCGACGTACACCGGCCCCCCGGCGGACGGCTTCGAGTCCTCGCGCCGTGAGTGGATACCGCTCAAACTCGTGCCCGACATGATCGCGCGCGGCGAGATCCCGGCGGCCAACATGGCGGCCGGTCTGATGATGCTCCATCACATGCAGCTGGGCTGA